The following are encoded in a window of Fusibacter sp. A1 genomic DNA:
- the rplD gene encoding 50S ribosomal protein L4 has product MATINVLNIQGQTVESLELNEAIFDTEVNGNVLHEVVKNYLANQRQGTHAAKTRAEVRGGGRKPFKQKGTGNARQGTIRAPHFVGGGVVFAKKPRDFSYTLPKKVKRLAIKSALSAKFQANELIILDQFQLEGIKTKQVVEALNNVNAGKKTLVLTEVMNENVYKSARNIAGVKATFVGEINVYDILNTNTLILTKSAVQKIEEVYA; this is encoded by the coding sequence TGTTTTAAACATTCAAGGTCAAACAGTTGAATCGTTGGAATTAAACGAAGCAATTTTCGATACTGAAGTTAACGGAAACGTTTTACACGAAGTCGTTAAAAACTATTTGGCTAACCAAAGACAAGGTACACACGCTGCTAAAACAAGAGCGGAAGTACGTGGCGGCGGTAGAAAACCATTCAAACAAAAAGGTACTGGTAATGCTAGACAAGGTACAATCAGAGCGCCTCACTTTGTTGGTGGTGGTGTAGTGTTTGCTAAAAAACCAAGAGATTTTAGTTACACACTACCTAAAAAAGTAAAAAGACTTGCTATCAAATCAGCATTGTCTGCAAAATTCCAAGCTAACGAGTTGATCATTCTTGATCAGTTCCAATTAGAAGGAATCAAAACTAAGCAAGTTGTTGAAGCGCTTAACAATGTTAACGCTGGTAAGAAGACGCTTGTTCTAACTGAAGTGATGAACGAAAATGTTTATAAATCAGCAAGAAACATCGCTGGTGTCAAAGCTACTTTCGTTGGTGAGATTAACGTATATGACATCTTAAACACAAACACGTTGATCCTTACTAAATCTGCAGTTCAAAAAATCGAGGAGGTGTACGCATAA